In Aedes albopictus strain Foshan chromosome 3, AalbF5, whole genome shotgun sequence, the following are encoded in one genomic region:
- the LOC109409872 gene encoding angiopoietin-related protein 6 isoform X2 yields MECKFGEHMVALQRAEKNQFLVLKDAIKQNSGAYFSSCRGVPSGHSNMFMIRPPVPNTLPFMVYCEQSYLGGSWMVIHKRFDGSLDFNRGWEEYKEGFGEPNGEHWIGLEKIHRITQSGDHELLVVLKDFDGRAKMALYDGFDVDTEGAKYKLSIGKYDHGDAGDSLSLINGARFSAIDQDNDQHPDGFCAKHYQSGWWFKYCSNSNLNGLYRSTDENNMTMNWFSFRHDLQGLKEASMMIREKVKVG; encoded by the exons ATGGAATGCAAGTTCGGTGAACACATGGTGGCACTGCAACGAGCCGAGAAAA aTCAATTTCTCGTGCTGAAGGACGCAATAAAGCAGAATT CCGGCGCCTACTTCTCGTCGTGCCGTGGAGTCCCATCAGGGCACAGCAACATGTTCATGATTCGCCCTCCGGTACCCAACACGCTTCCCTTCATGGTCTACTGTGAGCAGAGCTATCTCGGCGGAAGTTGGATGGTGATTCATAAACGTTTCGACGGGTCGTTGGACTTCAACCGTGGTTGGGAAGAGTACAAGGAAGGTTTTGGAGAACCCAATGGGGAACACTGGATCGGGCTGGAAAAGATTCACCGGATAACGCAATCAGGTGACCATGAGCTGTTGGTCGTGCTGAAGGACTTCGATGGTAGGGCCAAGATGGCCCTGTACGATGGATTCGATGTGGATACTGAGGGAGCCAAGTATAAGCTTTCGATTGGAAAGTACGACCATGGCGATGCCGGTGATTCACTAAGTTTGATCAACGGAGCTCGTTTTTCGGCAATTGATCAGGACAACGATCAACATCCGGACGGTTTCTGTGCGAAGCATTATCAAAGCGGATGGTGGTTCAAATATTGTTCTAATTC GAATCTTAATGGCCTCTACCGCAGTACCGATGAAAATAACATGACAATGAACTGGTTTTCCTTTCGACACGACTTACAGGGACTGAAGGAAGCATCGATGATGATCCGCGAAAAAGTTAAAGTTGGTTAA
- the LOC109409872 gene encoding angiopoietin-related protein 6 isoform X1, with the protein MECKFGEHMVALQRAEKSKSLELDDQFLVLKDAIKQNSGAYFSSCRGVPSGHSNMFMIRPPVPNTLPFMVYCEQSYLGGSWMVIHKRFDGSLDFNRGWEEYKEGFGEPNGEHWIGLEKIHRITQSGDHELLVVLKDFDGRAKMALYDGFDVDTEGAKYKLSIGKYDHGDAGDSLSLINGARFSAIDQDNDQHPDGFCAKHYQSGWWFKYCSNSNLNGLYRSTDENNMTMNWFSFRHDLQGLKEASMMIREKVKVG; encoded by the exons ATGGAATGCAAGTTCGGTGAACACATGGTGGCACTGCAACGAGCCGAGAAAAGTAAGTCGCTGGAATTGGACG aTCAATTTCTCGTGCTGAAGGACGCAATAAAGCAGAATT CCGGCGCCTACTTCTCGTCGTGCCGTGGAGTCCCATCAGGGCACAGCAACATGTTCATGATTCGCCCTCCGGTACCCAACACGCTTCCCTTCATGGTCTACTGTGAGCAGAGCTATCTCGGCGGAAGTTGGATGGTGATTCATAAACGTTTCGACGGGTCGTTGGACTTCAACCGTGGTTGGGAAGAGTACAAGGAAGGTTTTGGAGAACCCAATGGGGAACACTGGATCGGGCTGGAAAAGATTCACCGGATAACGCAATCAGGTGACCATGAGCTGTTGGTCGTGCTGAAGGACTTCGATGGTAGGGCCAAGATGGCCCTGTACGATGGATTCGATGTGGATACTGAGGGAGCCAAGTATAAGCTTTCGATTGGAAAGTACGACCATGGCGATGCCGGTGATTCACTAAGTTTGATCAACGGAGCTCGTTTTTCGGCAATTGATCAGGACAACGATCAACATCCGGACGGTTTCTGTGCGAAGCATTATCAAAGCGGATGGTGGTTCAAATATTGTTCTAATTC GAATCTTAATGGCCTCTACCGCAGTACCGATGAAAATAACATGACAATGAACTGGTTTTCCTTTCGACACGACTTACAGGGACTGAAGGAAGCATCGATGATGATCCGCGAAAAAGTTAAAGTTGGTTAA